A part of Gossypium hirsutum isolate 1008001.06 chromosome A07, Gossypium_hirsutum_v2.1, whole genome shotgun sequence genomic DNA contains:
- the LOC107942773 gene encoding hydroxymethylglutaryl-CoA lyase, mitochondrial isoform X1, whose protein sequence is MSSLEEPLGFDKLPSMSTIDRIQRFSAGACRPTVDDMGMGNCWIEGRGCSTSNSCDIFSSEDYEEYKGEAFPWRRHVRDASEGEAFNRRAKSLSKNRMKFGHVCKSRNLPDQHYSSKCTERGIRGITNKFLNGIPKFVKIVEVGPRDGLQNEKNIVPTSVKVELIRRLVSSGLPVVEATSFVSPKWVPQLADAKDVMKAVCDIEDARLPVLTPNVKGFEAAVAAGAKEVAIFASASESFSKSNINCSIEESLARYRAVCLAAKEHSVPVRGYVSCVVGCPVEGAIPPSKVAYVAKELYDMGCFEISLGDTIGVGTPGAVIPMLEAVMAVVPAEKLAVHFHDTYGQSLPNILISLQMGISTVDSSVAGLGGCPYAKGASGNVATEDVVYMLNGLGVKTNVDLAKLMLAGEFISNHLGRQSGSKTAVALCRVTADASKIR, encoded by the exons ATGTCAAGTTTGGAGGAACCACTCGGTTTTGACAAGCTTCCTAGCATGAGTACTATAGATAGGATTCAGAGGTTCTCAGCTGGTGCTTGCCGGCCCACGGTAGATGATATGGGCATGGGAAACTGCTGGATCGAAGGGAGGGGTTGCAGCACATCCAATAGCTGCGA TATATTTTCCAGTGAGGATTATGAAGAATATAAAGGGGAGGCATTCCCATGGAGAAGACATGTAAGGGATGCATCTGAAGGTGAAGCCTTCAACCGAAGGGCTAAAAGCTTAAGCAAGAATAGGATGAAATTTGGACATGTTTGTAAATCAAGGAACTTGCCAGATCAGCACTATAGCTCCAAGTGCACTGAAAGAGGCATAAGGGGCATAACAAATAAG TTTTTAAATGGGATTCCAAAGTTTGTGAAGATAGTAGAAGTTGGTCCGAGGGATGGATTACAGAATGAGAAGAATATTGTACCTACGTCTGTGAAAGTTGAATTGATTCGGAGATTGGTGTCTTCGGGGTTGCCTGTTGTTGAAGCTACAAGTTTTGTATCTCCTAAATGGGTTCCTCAG CTAGCAGATGCAAAAGATGTAATGAAAGCAGTTTGCGACATAGAGGATGCCAGACTGCCTGTTCTAACTCCTAATGTGAAG GGCTTTGAAGCTGCTGTTGCAGCAGGTGCAAAAGAAGTAGCAATCTTTGCATCTGCTTCCGAGTCCTTTTCAAAGTCAAACATTAATTGTAGCATTGAAGAAAGCCTTGCCCGTTACCGTGCTGTTTGTCTTGCTGCTAAGGAGCATTCAGTTCCTGTACGTGG ATATGTTTCGTGCGTGGTTGGATGTCCAGTGGAAGGAGCAATTCCTCCGTCGAAAGTGGCCTATGTGGCAAAGGAACTTTACGATATGGGTTGTTTTGAAATATCCCTTGGTGATACAATTGGAGTTGGGACCCCTG GTGCTGTGATTCCCATGCTTGAAGCAGTAATGGCCGTTGTTCCTGCTGAAAAGCTTGCTGTCCACTTCCACGACACTTATGGACAATCTCttccaaatattttaatttctctcCAA ATGGGGATTAGCACAGTGGATTCATCAGTTGCTGGGTTGGGTGGTTGTCCATATGCAAAGGGAGCTTCAGGGAATGTTGCCACGGAAGATGTGGTGTATATGCTGAACGGCCTTGGTGTGAAGACGAATGTGGATCTGGCAAAGCTCATGTTGGCGGGTGAATTCATCAGCAACCATCTGGGTCGGCAATCTGGTTCCAAGACTGCCGTTGCACTGTGCCGGGTAACCGCTGATGCTTCCAAGATACGATAA
- the LOC107942773 gene encoding hydroxymethylglutaryl-CoA lyase, mitochondrial isoform X2 — MSSLEEPLGFDKLPSMSTIDRIQRFSAGACRPTVDDMGMGNCWIEGRGCSTSNSCDEDYEEYKGEAFPWRRHVRDASEGEAFNRRAKSLSKNRMKFGHVCKSRNLPDQHYSSKCTERGIRGITNKFLNGIPKFVKIVEVGPRDGLQNEKNIVPTSVKVELIRRLVSSGLPVVEATSFVSPKWVPQLADAKDVMKAVCDIEDARLPVLTPNVKGFEAAVAAGAKEVAIFASASESFSKSNINCSIEESLARYRAVCLAAKEHSVPVRGYVSCVVGCPVEGAIPPSKVAYVAKELYDMGCFEISLGDTIGVGTPGAVIPMLEAVMAVVPAEKLAVHFHDTYGQSLPNILISLQMGISTVDSSVAGLGGCPYAKGASGNVATEDVVYMLNGLGVKTNVDLAKLMLAGEFISNHLGRQSGSKTAVALCRVTADASKIR; from the exons ATGTCAAGTTTGGAGGAACCACTCGGTTTTGACAAGCTTCCTAGCATGAGTACTATAGATAGGATTCAGAGGTTCTCAGCTGGTGCTTGCCGGCCCACGGTAGATGATATGGGCATGGGAAACTGCTGGATCGAAGGGAGGGGTTGCAGCACATCCAATAGCTGCGA TGAGGATTATGAAGAATATAAAGGGGAGGCATTCCCATGGAGAAGACATGTAAGGGATGCATCTGAAGGTGAAGCCTTCAACCGAAGGGCTAAAAGCTTAAGCAAGAATAGGATGAAATTTGGACATGTTTGTAAATCAAGGAACTTGCCAGATCAGCACTATAGCTCCAAGTGCACTGAAAGAGGCATAAGGGGCATAACAAATAAG TTTTTAAATGGGATTCCAAAGTTTGTGAAGATAGTAGAAGTTGGTCCGAGGGATGGATTACAGAATGAGAAGAATATTGTACCTACGTCTGTGAAAGTTGAATTGATTCGGAGATTGGTGTCTTCGGGGTTGCCTGTTGTTGAAGCTACAAGTTTTGTATCTCCTAAATGGGTTCCTCAG CTAGCAGATGCAAAAGATGTAATGAAAGCAGTTTGCGACATAGAGGATGCCAGACTGCCTGTTCTAACTCCTAATGTGAAG GGCTTTGAAGCTGCTGTTGCAGCAGGTGCAAAAGAAGTAGCAATCTTTGCATCTGCTTCCGAGTCCTTTTCAAAGTCAAACATTAATTGTAGCATTGAAGAAAGCCTTGCCCGTTACCGTGCTGTTTGTCTTGCTGCTAAGGAGCATTCAGTTCCTGTACGTGG ATATGTTTCGTGCGTGGTTGGATGTCCAGTGGAAGGAGCAATTCCTCCGTCGAAAGTGGCCTATGTGGCAAAGGAACTTTACGATATGGGTTGTTTTGAAATATCCCTTGGTGATACAATTGGAGTTGGGACCCCTG GTGCTGTGATTCCCATGCTTGAAGCAGTAATGGCCGTTGTTCCTGCTGAAAAGCTTGCTGTCCACTTCCACGACACTTATGGACAATCTCttccaaatattttaatttctctcCAA ATGGGGATTAGCACAGTGGATTCATCAGTTGCTGGGTTGGGTGGTTGTCCATATGCAAAGGGAGCTTCAGGGAATGTTGCCACGGAAGATGTGGTGTATATGCTGAACGGCCTTGGTGTGAAGACGAATGTGGATCTGGCAAAGCTCATGTTGGCGGGTGAATTCATCAGCAACCATCTGGGTCGGCAATCTGGTTCCAAGACTGCCGTTGCACTGTGCCGGGTAACCGCTGATGCTTCCAAGATACGATAA